Part of the Candidatus Baltobacteraceae bacterium genome is shown below.
GTTCACGGAAGCTGCGGATCAATTCGGCAAAGCGCTCGAGCTCCTTGAGCTTCTTCGGTACGGCTTCTCTGAGCAACTCGGAATCGAAGATCGCCTCACCGACGGAAAGACCGCGGGCGTTGGCCGCCTGCACGAGCGCGGCCAGCGTTTGCTGCCCGATGCCGCGACGCGGCACGTTGACGATGCGCTTGAACGCGAGCGCATCGGCCGGGTTGACGATGTAGCGCAGATACGCGATGACGTCCTTGATTTCGGCGCGCGCATAGAACCCGACGCCGCCGACCACGCGATAGGGAATGCCGTCGGCGATCAGCGCCTCTTCGAAGACGCGCGATTGGGCGTTGGTACGGTAAAGGATCAAGAAATCTTTGTAGGCGGCGCCGTCGCGCACCATCTGCTTGATCTTCTCGGTGACGTAGCGCGCTTCGTCGCGCTCGGTCGCCGCCGCATAAACCGTGATCGCTTCGCCTTCCGCCCGCTGCGTGAAGAGCTTCTTCGGCGCGCGCGTGCGGTTGTTGGAGACGAGCGAGTTCGCCGCGTCGAGAATACGCTGGGTGGAACGGTAGTTCTCTTCCAGCTTGAAGACTTTGGCGCCCGGGAAATCTTCTTCGAAACGCAGGATCATGCGATAGTCGCTGCCGCGCCACGAATAGATCGACTGGTCGTCGTCACCCACCACCGTCACGTTCTTGTGTTTGGCGCCGAGCAACGCGATCAGACGGTACTGCGCGACGTTGACGTCTTGGTACTCGTCGACCAGGATGTATTCGAACTTGTTCTGGTACTTCTCGCGCACTTTTTCGTCGCGCTCGAGCAGATCGATCGTGCGCACGATCAGATCGTCGAAGTCGAGACTGTTCGATTCGCGCAAACGGCGCTCGTATTCGGTGTAGACGTTCGCCATGCGCTCGCCGGGGAACGAGGTCTGCTTCTCGTGATAACGGTCCGGCCAGATGAGCGAGTTCTTGGCTTTGCTGATCTCATGCAGGCACGCGCCCGGCGCGAGCTGCCGCTCGTCGTAATCGAGATCGTCCAGAATATCTTTGACCAGCTGGCGCTGGTCGGCATCGTCGATGATCGCGAAGCTGGGCGCGATGCCGGCTTTGCTGCCGTCGCGCCGCAAAATCCGCACGCACATTGCATGGAACGTCCCGACCCACAGATCCCGGGCGGACGCGCCGACCATGCGCTCGAGCCGCGTCTTCATTTCGCCGGCAGCTTTGTTGGTGAACGTCACGGCGAGGATGCGATCCGGAGCGACCTTGCGCCGTCCGAGCAACAAGGCGATACGGTGCGTGAGCACGCGCGTCTTGCCGCTGCCGGCGCCGGCGAATATCAAAACGGGACCGTCGGTTTGCTCGACGGCCTGCGTTTGTACATCGTTGAGAGCTTCGGTCTCCAGGATCATCATCCGGAGTTACTTCGCCGCGAACGGGCTTTTTTACTCTTGCGTATAGGCCGCCGCAAGGTATGCGAGCGTCGACTCCGCGCCCATGTTGAGGTTCGGGCCGTCTGCTTCAAGTCCATCATAGCATCCGCCGCCGTGTGCCAGCGCGACGCCGAGCAGATTTTTTCCGTCGAACCACGCCGCCGCACGCGCGGCCAACTCGCGGTGTTCGGGCTGCCCGAATACGTCAAAAGCCGCAATCTCGGCATCCGTCATCGCGGACGCCTCCAGCGGTTGCTGCGCGAAGCGGGCCCGCCGGCCGCCTCGGGGGAACCAGCCTGCATTGCCGATCGGCACGAAGATCCCGTCTTCGAATACCGTGCGTTCCAAGAATTGCAGGGTGACCCGCCCGGCCTCGATCATCGGGGAGTCGTCGAGCGCTGCACCCGCGCGCAGCAGCGCTTCGGGCAGGCGAGCATTGTCGTATGTCATCACCGGGTCGAACCATTCCCAGCCTTCGCCTCGCTCGTGCCGGTAGCGGCGCAGCAGCGCTTCCGCCAAGCCGCGCAGCGCGGCCGTGTATGACGACGCGCCGGCGGCGACCGCATGCGCGAGGCCCAGGATTGCGTACGCCTGGGGGCGCGAATGTTCGAACCACGCGTTACATGCCATCGCTCGCGCGAACATCTCGGCGCAGAGACGCCGCCAGCCGTCGTCCGGTGCAAAGCGCAACGCATAGCCAAGCGACCAGATCGCGCGGCCGCAGCTATCTTGCGTGCCGACCTCGTCGAGCCAAGCGCGATCGTAGCTCATGAAGTTGTGGAACCGTCCGTCGGCGAGCTGCGCGCCGTTCAAGAACGCGAGATAGGTCGAGGCCATCGCTCGCGCCTCGGCATCGTCCGGAACGCGGGTCAGGCGCATCAGCACGACGATCAGCGCGCGCGCAACGTCGTCCGTGCAATAGCCGTGCGCGCGGTCGGGCACGCTATACCGAGCGTGTTGGATAATCCCCACGTCATCGGTAAGCGTTCGTACGTGATTGAGTGAACTAAGCAGACGTGACCAGTGTCGTTTCGCGGGACGGGTTCAGCTCCGCGAAAAGCCGTCCATATTCACGCGCGACGTGCGGCCAGGTCATCTGCCGCCCGAAGCGATACGCACGCCGTTCGGTCGCCCGGCGCAGCCATGGATCGTCGAGCAACGCGTTGACGTTCTCGCTGATCGAGCGTGCGTCGCGGAACTCGCACAAGAATCCG
Proteins encoded:
- a CDS encoding DUF3553 domain-containing protein: MMILETEALNDVQTQAVEQTDGPVLIFAGAGSGKTRVLTHRIALLLGRRKVAPDRILAVTFTNKAAGEMKTRLERMVGASARDLWVGTFHAMCVRILRRDGSKAGIAPSFAIIDDADQRQLVKDILDDLDYDERQLAPGACLHEISKAKNSLIWPDRYHEKQTSFPGERMANVYTEYERRLRESNSLDFDDLIVRTIDLLERDEKVREKYQNKFEYILVDEYQDVNVAQYRLIALLGAKHKNVTVVGDDDQSIYSWRGSDYRMILRFEEDFPGAKVFKLEENYRSTQRILDAANSLVSNNRTRAPKKLFTQRAEGEAITVYAAATERDEARYVTEKIKQMVRDGAAYKDFLILYRTNAQSRVFEEALIADGIPYRVVGGVGFYARAEIKDVIAYLRYIVNPADALAFKRIVNVPRRGIGQQTLAALVQAANARGLSVGEAIFDSELLREAVPKKLKELERFAELIRSFRERLKGLSVADLLVSVMEDSGYVRELQAEETHDARARIENLQELIGVAREYEGGEPEPSLSGFLTNVALISDLDALDPDSSYVTLMTMHGAKGLEFTHVFLTGLEEGVFPHSRALTDVTELEEERRLAYVGVTRAMDRLFLSYAQRRALFGNTYAYPKSRFIEEMPGLEVLESDSVVLPRPSGGRWREVSIHESAGAGMSMDLRDGDRVRHPKWGEGTIRGVVGAGGDGLVTIDFPNVGQKMLMLKYAPLEKV